In Streptomyces sp. NBC_00878, a single window of DNA contains:
- a CDS encoding FAD-dependent monooxygenase, producing MRDIHTTPRRTVLISGASVAGPALAFWLNRYGFAVTVVEKAGALRSGGYPIDVRGTALEVVRKMGILPRLRDAHIDLRRLTFLEGDGGEVASVNPHTVTGGVAGRDLEVRRGDLTDALYAAVRDDVEFLFDDSIETLDQSDQRGPSSPSSPSGHGVDVSFRGGGRRMYDMVFGADGLHSRTRELLFGPEEQFHRYLGYCFAGFTMRNTFGLSHETVMWNSPGRAAALYAVGDNDDVHAFLNFAHPEPPYDAFRNPEAQRDLVAAVFADAGWEVPGMLAAMRDADDLFFDAVSQIRMPRWSSGRAALVGDAAYAPSFLTGQGSSLALVGAYMLAGSLADHRDHTAGFAAYEHRTREFVTVNQDLVGEGDATLFPTTARALEQRNDMLRKLSAMPSGEGRAEGRTEGRTEGRAEGRPAHSALTLPEFMPMASCP from the coding sequence ATGCGGGACATCCATACGACGCCGAGGCGCACGGTCCTGATATCCGGGGCCAGTGTCGCGGGGCCCGCCCTCGCGTTCTGGCTGAACCGTTACGGATTCGCGGTCACGGTGGTCGAGAAAGCGGGCGCGCTTCGCTCCGGCGGTTACCCCATCGACGTACGCGGCACCGCACTCGAGGTCGTCCGGAAGATGGGAATCCTGCCGCGACTGCGGGACGCGCACATCGACCTGCGGCGGCTGACCTTCCTCGAAGGGGACGGCGGCGAGGTGGCCTCGGTCAACCCGCACACCGTCACCGGCGGTGTCGCGGGACGGGACCTGGAAGTGCGGCGCGGGGATCTGACCGACGCTCTCTACGCGGCGGTCCGTGACGACGTGGAGTTCTTGTTCGACGACTCCATCGAGACCCTCGACCAGTCCGACCAGCGCGGCCCGTCCAGCCCGTCCAGCCCGTCCGGCCACGGAGTCGACGTCTCCTTCCGCGGGGGCGGCAGGCGTATGTACGACATGGTGTTCGGCGCGGACGGTCTGCACTCTCGTACCCGCGAGTTGTTGTTCGGCCCCGAAGAGCAGTTCCACCGGTATCTCGGCTACTGCTTCGCCGGGTTCACCATGCGCAACACCTTCGGGCTCTCCCACGAGACCGTGATGTGGAACAGCCCGGGCAGGGCCGCGGCACTCTACGCCGTGGGCGACAACGACGACGTGCACGCCTTCCTCAACTTCGCCCACCCTGAACCGCCGTACGACGCGTTCCGGAATCCGGAAGCCCAACGGGACCTGGTCGCCGCGGTCTTCGCCGACGCCGGGTGGGAGGTCCCGGGCATGCTGGCCGCCATGCGCGACGCGGATGACCTGTTCTTCGACGCGGTCAGCCAGATCCGTATGCCCCGCTGGTCCAGCGGCAGGGCCGCGCTGGTGGGCGACGCCGCGTACGCGCCCTCGTTCCTCACCGGACAGGGCTCCAGCCTCGCGCTCGTCGGCGCGTACATGCTCGCCGGTTCCCTGGCCGACCACCGGGACCACACCGCGGGCTTCGCCGCCTACGAACACCGCACCCGTGAGTTCGTGACCGTGAACCAGGATCTGGTCGGCGAAGGCGATGCCACACTCTTCCCGACCACGGCTCGGGCCCTGGAACAGCGCAACGACATGCTGCGCAAGCTCAGCGCCATGCCCTCCGGGGAAGGACGAGCGGAGGGACGCACGGAGGGACGCACGGAGGGCCGAGCGGAAGGCCGACCGGCCCATTCGGCCCTCACGCTGCCCGAATTCATGCCCATGGCTTCATGCCCATGA
- a CDS encoding VOC family protein, translating to MALRPVQVNIKAVDGLAVGRFWAEALGWRAYSPGVTTYVGPAGGPVDGPADSPVWPDPVAVCIDVVPVPEPKTATKNRTHLDLATTSAAHQTELVARLRALGATPADVGQGEVPWTVLADPEGNEFCVLEPRDVYRDTGPIAAVVVDCVDPRAMARFWGEAMDWTLHEVADDHATLRSAKGVGPYLEFLRKPGAKTVPDRVHLDLLPYPGDDKEAEVARLRALGATDLDLGQGDVPWTCLTDPEGHDFCVLALP from the coding sequence ATGGCACTGCGACCTGTTCAGGTGAACATCAAGGCTGTTGACGGCTTGGCGGTCGGCCGGTTCTGGGCGGAGGCGCTCGGCTGGAGGGCTTACAGCCCCGGCGTGACCACTTACGTCGGACCCGCCGGCGGTCCAGTCGACGGCCCAGCCGACAGCCCCGTCTGGCCGGACCCGGTCGCCGTCTGCATCGACGTCGTTCCCGTCCCGGAGCCCAAGACGGCGACGAAGAACCGTACGCACCTCGATCTCGCCACCACCTCAGCGGCGCATCAGACGGAGTTGGTCGCGCGGCTCCGGGCGCTCGGTGCGACGCCCGCCGACGTGGGCCAGGGAGAGGTGCCGTGGACGGTCCTCGCCGACCCGGAGGGCAACGAGTTCTGCGTGCTGGAGCCTCGGGATGTCTACCGGGACACCGGGCCGATCGCCGCGGTGGTGGTCGACTGCGTGGATCCGCGGGCCATGGCCCGGTTCTGGGGCGAGGCGATGGACTGGACCCTGCACGAGGTGGCCGACGATCATGCGACGCTGCGCTCCGCCAAGGGGGTCGGCCCGTATCTCGAGTTCCTCCGCAAGCCCGGTGCGAAGACCGTGCCGGACCGCGTCCATCTCGACCTGCTGCCGTACCCCGGTGACGACAAGGAAGCGGAGGTGGCCCGGCTGCGGGCCCTCGGCGCCACCGACCTCGACCTCGGCCAGGGCGACGTCCCGTGGACGTGCCTGACCGATCCGGAGGGCCACGACTTCTGCGTCCTCGCCCTGCCCTGA
- a CDS encoding GNAT family N-acetyltransferase, whose translation MRPDDWHLTQDVDDFLARAGDFLRSRPGLHVMPLTWAARLKARGADAFGAEAPVFGVLEQAGEVHATFYRLPPRALCPTPLTPEQADILAAHLAALGHSLPAVSADHSSATAFAEAWQRHTGATPEIRDTRLCLYRLGTLTPPDPHPAGRGRVLGEQDLEQVMFWCGEFAKAVGEDVSIDADSWADTRFADKRYTLWETPDGTPVSIAGMNPMIGGQVQVDIVYTPAGLRGRGYAGAVAAEVSRAALAAGARDVVLFADLANPTSNALYQRLGYRPLTNWATYDFSADFSSAAPEVGQEQRVLADRLPETPVGTGQ comes from the coding sequence ATGCGCCCTGATGACTGGCACCTCACCCAAGACGTCGACGACTTTCTCGCCCGAGCCGGAGACTTCCTGCGCTCCCGGCCCGGCTTGCACGTCATGCCGCTGACGTGGGCCGCGAGGCTGAAAGCACGCGGAGCGGACGCGTTCGGCGCCGAAGCCCCCGTCTTCGGCGTACTGGAGCAAGCGGGTGAGGTCCATGCCACCTTCTACCGCCTCCCGCCTCGCGCCCTGTGCCCCACCCCGCTCACACCAGAGCAGGCCGACATCCTTGCCGCCCACCTGGCCGCCCTCGGGCACTCCCTCCCCGCCGTCAGCGCGGACCACAGCAGCGCCACCGCTTTCGCCGAGGCCTGGCAGCGGCACACCGGGGCGACGCCGGAAATCCGCGACACACGGCTCTGTCTGTACCGCCTCGGCACGCTCACCCCACCGGATCCGCACCCGGCAGGCCGGGGCCGCGTCCTGGGCGAGCAGGACCTTGAGCAGGTCATGTTCTGGTGCGGCGAGTTCGCCAAGGCCGTTGGGGAGGACGTCTCCATCGACGCCGACTCCTGGGCCGACACGCGCTTCGCCGACAAGCGCTACACGCTCTGGGAGACCCCGGACGGCACTCCCGTCTCCATCGCCGGCATGAACCCGATGATCGGCGGCCAGGTCCAGGTGGACATCGTCTACACCCCGGCCGGCCTACGCGGTCGCGGCTACGCGGGCGCCGTTGCGGCGGAGGTGAGCCGGGCTGCACTGGCTGCCGGCGCGAGGGACGTCGTCCTGTTCGCGGACTTGGCGAACCCCACCAGCAACGCCCTGTACCAGCGCCTGGGCTACCGCCCGCTCACCAACTGGGCGACGTACGACTTCTCGGCCGACTTCTCAAGTGCCGCACCGGAAGTCGGTCAGGAACAGCGGGTCCTGGCCGACCGCCTGCCAGAGACACCGGTCGGGACCGGTCAGTAA
- a CDS encoding VOC family protein yields MDIKLAQCFIAVDDHDKALAFYRDVLGLEVRNDVGFEGMRWVTVGSPSQPDVEIVLEPPLADPNATDTDRQAVAELMAKGLLRGVIFRTGDCDATFERIRAAGGDVLQEPMDQPYGVRDCAFRDPAGNLLRFIQPRGK; encoded by the coding sequence ATGGATATCAAGCTTGCACAGTGCTTCATCGCCGTCGACGACCACGACAAGGCGCTCGCCTTCTACCGCGATGTGCTCGGTCTCGAAGTGCGCAACGACGTCGGATTCGAGGGGATGCGCTGGGTGACCGTCGGCTCGCCGTCGCAGCCGGACGTCGAAATCGTCCTGGAACCGCCGCTCGCGGACCCGAACGCCACGGACACCGATCGCCAGGCGGTCGCCGAGCTGATGGCCAAGGGCCTGCTGCGCGGCGTCATCTTCCGGACCGGCGACTGCGACGCCACGTTCGAACGGATCCGCGCCGCGGGCGGCGATGTGCTGCAGGAACCGATGGACCAGCCGTACGGCGTACGCGACTGCGCCTTCCGCGACCCGGCCGGGAACCTGCTGCGGTTCATCCAGCCGCGCGGCAAATAG
- a CDS encoding nitroreductase/quinone reductase family protein: MPNDFNVPVIEEFRANAGQVGGYFEGARLILLTTTGARSGKPHTTPVGYYPDGGESVLVIASAGGAPTHPAWFHNLVAHPQVTVETGVFTYEAKAEVLSGAARDKAFARAVEADAGWAEYQAKTTRVIPVVALHEIAVDGPPNVNASSMGEALKAIHDAFRRELALIRKEFTTAGATLGAQLRVNCLTLCAGLHNHHTGEEHGIFKFLADSHPQLAPALDRLREEHGRIAALTAELKRIVGDGSADPQHARREVERLTAELEAHLTYEEEQLIPALDALAGLTH; encoded by the coding sequence ATGCCCAACGACTTCAATGTGCCGGTCATCGAGGAGTTCCGCGCCAATGCGGGTCAGGTCGGCGGCTATTTCGAAGGAGCCCGGCTGATCCTGCTGACCACGACGGGAGCACGCTCGGGGAAGCCGCACACCACCCCGGTCGGCTACTACCCCGACGGCGGCGAGAGCGTGCTGGTCATCGCCTCGGCCGGCGGCGCGCCGACGCACCCGGCCTGGTTCCACAACCTGGTCGCGCACCCTCAAGTCACCGTGGAGACCGGGGTGTTCACGTACGAGGCGAAGGCGGAGGTGCTCTCGGGCGCCGCCCGGGACAAGGCCTTCGCCCGCGCGGTCGAGGCCGACGCCGGCTGGGCGGAGTACCAGGCGAAGACCACTCGGGTGATACCGGTGGTCGCCCTCCACGAGATCGCCGTCGACGGCCCGCCGAACGTCAACGCCTCCTCGATGGGCGAGGCGCTCAAGGCCATCCATGACGCGTTCCGCCGTGAACTCGCCCTGATCCGCAAGGAGTTCACCACCGCCGGCGCCACCCTCGGTGCTCAGCTCCGCGTCAACTGCCTGACCCTCTGCGCGGGCCTGCACAACCACCACACCGGCGAGGAACACGGCATCTTCAAGTTCCTCGCCGACAGCCACCCCCAACTCGCCCCCGCCCTGGACCGCCTGCGCGAGGAACACGGGCGCATCGCCGCCCTGACCGCGGAGTTGAAGCGGATCGTCGGCGACGGCTCCGCGGATCCCCAGCACGCACGCCGGGAGGTCGAGCGCCTCACCGCCGAGCTGGAGGCCCATCTGACGTACGAGGAGGAGCAGTTGATCCCCGCACTCGACGCGCTGGCCGGGCTGACCCACTAG
- a CDS encoding MFS transporter — protein MRSYRSLFRTPEFTPFLLSFGAFAAAQTIGGLALGTLVFRATGSPLLSAVSMFAPQLAQLLGGAVLLSGADRLPPRAILTALTLAFAVGTAVLALPGLPVWGVFAVVLLQGLVASLGGGVRGGLLNEILTKDGYVLGRSVYNMLWGLVQMAGFATGGALLVILSPRTCLLLAAALYVLSALVTRLGLTARPPRASGRPSVSATWRTNALLWSSRPRRLVYLGLWVPNGLIVGGDSLYVSYAPEAAGMLYAFGALGMFAGDMAVGRLVPPALRSRLATPLRLLLAVPYLFFVLRPGVTLSAVAVTVASVGFAASLVLQERLMSLTPDDLAGQALGLHATGMAAMQGVGAVIAGALAQLTSPATAMTLMAVASVTVTLTLAALGRHDKRQPAVPGTRPGVLPEPAATDW, from the coding sequence ATGCGCAGCTACCGCTCCTTGTTCCGCACCCCGGAGTTCACCCCGTTCCTGCTCTCCTTCGGTGCTTTCGCCGCCGCCCAGACGATCGGTGGCCTGGCCCTCGGCACGCTGGTCTTCCGGGCCACCGGCTCCCCGCTCCTGTCGGCGGTGAGCATGTTCGCCCCGCAGTTGGCGCAGTTGCTGGGCGGCGCGGTCCTGCTCTCGGGCGCCGACCGCCTGCCCCCGCGCGCGATCCTGACCGCCCTCACCCTCGCCTTTGCGGTCGGCACAGCGGTGCTGGCGCTGCCCGGACTGCCGGTCTGGGGGGTCTTCGCCGTCGTACTCCTGCAGGGCCTGGTCGCGTCGCTGGGCGGGGGCGTACGCGGGGGACTGCTGAACGAGATCCTGACCAAGGACGGCTATGTCCTGGGGCGTTCGGTTTACAACATGCTCTGGGGCCTGGTGCAGATGGCCGGGTTCGCGACGGGCGGCGCACTGCTGGTGATCCTGTCCCCGAGGACGTGCCTGCTCCTTGCAGCAGCGCTGTACGTGCTGTCGGCCCTCGTCACCCGCCTCGGCCTCACGGCCCGCCCACCGCGCGCATCCGGCCGCCCGTCCGTCTCGGCGACCTGGCGCACCAACGCCCTCCTGTGGTCCTCACGCCCCCGTCGCCTCGTCTACCTGGGCCTGTGGGTCCCCAACGGCCTGATAGTCGGCGGCGATTCGCTCTATGTCTCCTACGCTCCCGAAGCGGCCGGCATGCTCTACGCGTTCGGGGCGCTGGGCATGTTCGCGGGCGACATGGCGGTGGGGCGCCTGGTACCGCCCGCGTTGCGCTCCCGTCTCGCGACCCCGCTGCGTCTGCTGCTTGCGGTTCCCTACCTGTTCTTCGTCCTGCGGCCCGGAGTGACGCTGTCGGCCGTGGCCGTCACCGTCGCCTCCGTCGGCTTCGCCGCGAGCCTGGTCCTGCAGGAACGCCTGATGTCCCTCACCCCCGACGACCTCGCGGGCCAGGCTCTCGGCCTGCACGCCACCGGCATGGCCGCCATGCAGGGCGTCGGTGCCGTCATCGCGGGCGCACTCGCCCAACTGACCTCCCCGGCAACGGCGATGACACTGATGGCGGTCGCATCGGTCACCGTGACCCTGACCCTCGCGGCGCTGGGCAGGCACGACAAACGACAGCCGGCCGTCCCCGGTACGCGCCCGGGCGTCCTGCCGGAACCCGCCGCCACGGACTGGTAG
- a CDS encoding helix-turn-helix transcriptional regulator: protein MGLWQIGTDTLARSRFVLSPFAETFASLRLLHAGTGAHPGEEAWLREHLPCYRARLTADPVAALVVRVAFGTSWIADFFCPTSCAGESFEETVARVRATGAEEARANLRVCLRGSPLPAALERDDLPERATALLTYVWEETVRPYWERRRRVLEADMIARTARVSQGGWAAVLDSLKPGTRWLGESGFQVNPNAYPPREIAAGAELLFMPVTPKTSWVSWEGRERYAVVYPCLGVLAEDHHRRPVPAGLGALVGTARAGVLALLGTPMSTTQLVAVTGQGLGSVGRHLRVLLDAGLVERRRAGQSVLYVRTPAGQVLMEASGAGTGDREPEPGIH, encoded by the coding sequence ATGGGCTTGTGGCAGATCGGCACCGACACCCTCGCCCGCAGCCGCTTCGTGCTCTCGCCGTTCGCCGAGACCTTCGCGAGCCTGAGACTGCTGCACGCGGGGACCGGTGCCCATCCGGGCGAGGAGGCCTGGCTGCGCGAGCATCTGCCCTGCTACCGCGCCCGTCTCACGGCCGATCCGGTGGCCGCGCTGGTCGTGCGGGTGGCGTTCGGCACGTCCTGGATCGCCGACTTCTTCTGCCCCACCTCGTGCGCCGGGGAGAGCTTCGAGGAGACCGTGGCGCGGGTGCGGGCGACCGGGGCCGAGGAGGCGCGGGCCAACCTCCGGGTGTGCCTCCGGGGCAGCCCGCTTCCCGCCGCCCTGGAGCGGGACGACCTGCCCGAGCGGGCGACCGCGCTCCTGACCTACGTCTGGGAGGAGACCGTGCGGCCGTACTGGGAACGCCGGCGGCGCGTCCTGGAGGCCGACATGATCGCGCGGACCGCACGCGTGAGCCAGGGAGGCTGGGCCGCCGTGCTGGACTCGCTGAAGCCCGGGACGCGGTGGCTCGGCGAAAGCGGGTTCCAGGTCAACCCGAACGCGTATCCGCCGCGGGAGATCGCCGCCGGGGCTGAGCTGCTGTTCATGCCGGTCACACCGAAGACCAGTTGGGTGTCGTGGGAGGGACGGGAGCGGTACGCCGTCGTCTACCCGTGCCTCGGAGTGCTCGCCGAGGACCACCACCGGCGCCCCGTCCCGGCCGGACTCGGGGCGCTCGTCGGAACCGCACGGGCCGGAGTGCTGGCGCTGCTCGGAACTCCCATGAGCACGACCCAGCTCGTCGCCGTGACCGGGCAGGGGCTGGGTTCGGTGGGCCGGCATCTGCGGGTGCTGCTGGACGCGGGACTGGTGGAGCGGCGGCGGGCCGGTCAGTCGGTGCTGTACGTCCGGACGCCGGCCGGGCAGGTCCTCATGGAGGCGTCGGGGGCCGGTACCGGCGACAGGGAGCCGGAACCGGGGATCCACTAG
- a CDS encoding AAA family ATPase: MTSPDPALTTSLTQERVYHDTCRTALAAMVDGAQEHVVTGEDVSASGADAEVLGYRLRSRAKEMRELPEGPLFFGRLDFAADRGTAGDRAADPAGEHAGGHAGDHAGQSYHIGRRRITEHPSAPPLVVDWRAPVSRAFYQASARHPQGVHVRRRFGWAPGSRGDSADLTGLEDERLAYEHREDERLAQERQVEGRLPGSPGVSSRILASEIERPRVGPMRDIAATIQPEQDDLVRADFTVSVCVQGAPGTGKTAVGLHRAAYLLYTFPQRVQRGGLLILGPNRTFLSYISEVLPALGETGVRQSTVGEEIGRQPVTGEDAEATAAVKHDPRMAEVLRRALYSRVRADGADGADGEEGAEGVLGGNGLAVPDGSYRWRVPGGELVRIVAGVRAEEPPYAVGRERVRTRVVRYVQARAELRAGPQTNAWVQKISRARPISAYVDAVWPRARPEEVVAELLTDPDALAAAADGVLDADEQKALLWARPPRSWKSAKWSAADLVLLDEVAGLVEHPEGYGHLVIDEAQDLSPMECRAIGRRAAFGSVTVLGDLAQGTTPWAAREWGELLGHLGKPEAVVVPLTTGFRVPESVVELANRVLARLDVGVAAAQSLRRDGELRVRRTDDVPRETVEAVRRALSYEGSVGVIAADSDVGWVRETLGGAGIDVAGADQLGARVTVLGAGVAKGLEYDHVVAVEPAAIAEGEARGLHRLYVVLTRAVSRLDVVHARPLPFE; encoded by the coding sequence ATGACGTCACCCGACCCCGCTCTCACCACCTCCCTCACCCAGGAACGCGTCTACCACGACACCTGCCGGACCGCCCTCGCCGCGATGGTCGACGGAGCGCAGGAACACGTCGTCACCGGAGAGGACGTATCCGCGTCCGGCGCCGACGCCGAAGTACTCGGGTACCGGCTTCGCAGTCGGGCGAAGGAGATGCGGGAACTGCCCGAAGGGCCTTTGTTCTTCGGGCGGTTGGACTTCGCGGCGGACCGCGGAACGGCCGGTGATCGCGCCGCTGATCCCGCTGGTGAGCATGCGGGTGGGCATGCGGGTGATCACGCCGGGCAGAGCTATCACATCGGGCGGCGCAGGATCACCGAGCACCCCTCCGCGCCGCCCCTCGTCGTCGACTGGCGCGCTCCCGTCTCGCGCGCCTTCTACCAGGCGAGCGCCCGTCATCCACAGGGTGTGCATGTGCGGCGCCGGTTCGGCTGGGCGCCGGGAAGCCGCGGCGACTCGGCCGACCTCACGGGCCTGGAGGACGAGCGGCTCGCCTACGAGCACCGGGAGGACGAGCGGCTCGCACAGGAGCGCCAAGTTGAAGGGCGCCTCCCCGGTTCGCCGGGAGTGAGCAGTCGCATTCTCGCGAGCGAGATCGAGCGGCCCCGCGTCGGCCCGATGCGCGACATCGCCGCGACCATCCAGCCCGAACAGGACGATCTCGTACGGGCGGACTTCACCGTCTCCGTCTGCGTGCAGGGCGCGCCAGGCACCGGGAAGACGGCGGTCGGGCTGCACCGGGCCGCGTACCTGCTCTACACGTTCCCGCAGCGCGTCCAGCGTGGCGGACTGCTGATCCTGGGGCCGAACCGCACCTTCCTCTCCTACATCTCGGAGGTGCTGCCCGCGCTCGGCGAGACCGGTGTACGGCAGTCCACAGTCGGTGAGGAGATCGGGCGGCAGCCGGTCACGGGCGAGGACGCCGAGGCCACCGCGGCCGTCAAGCACGACCCCCGCATGGCGGAGGTCCTGCGGCGTGCCCTCTACTCCCGAGTGCGTGCGGACGGGGCGGACGGGGCGGATGGAGAGGAGGGGGCGGAGGGGGTGTTGGGGGGCAACGGCCTTGCGGTGCCCGACGGTTCGTACCGGTGGCGGGTGCCGGGCGGTGAACTCGTGCGGATCGTGGCGGGCGTGCGGGCCGAGGAACCGCCGTACGCGGTCGGACGTGAGCGCGTACGGACCCGGGTCGTGCGGTACGTGCAGGCGCGGGCCGAGTTGCGTGCCGGACCGCAGACCAACGCCTGGGTGCAGAAGATCTCGCGGGCGCGGCCCATCAGCGCGTACGTCGACGCCGTGTGGCCCAGGGCACGGCCGGAGGAGGTGGTCGCCGAACTGCTCACCGATCCGGACGCGTTGGCCGCGGCGGCGGACGGGGTGCTGGACGCGGACGAACAGAAGGCGCTGCTGTGGGCGCGGCCGCCCCGGTCGTGGAAGTCCGCCAAGTGGTCGGCGGCCGATCTCGTGCTCCTCGACGAGGTCGCCGGACTCGTCGAACACCCGGAAGGATACGGGCACTTGGTCATCGACGAGGCGCAGGACCTGTCGCCGATGGAGTGCCGGGCGATCGGGCGGCGGGCGGCCTTCGGGTCGGTCACCGTGCTCGGCGATCTCGCGCAGGGGACCACGCCGTGGGCCGCGCGGGAGTGGGGCGAACTCCTCGGCCATCTGGGCAAACCGGAGGCGGTGGTCGTGCCGCTGACCACCGGTTTCCGCGTACCGGAGTCGGTGGTCGAACTGGCGAACCGGGTACTGGCACGGCTGGACGTGGGAGTCGCGGCAGCCCAATCCCTGCGGAGGGACGGCGAGTTGAGGGTGCGCCGCACGGACGACGTGCCCCGGGAGACCGTCGAGGCCGTGCGGCGTGCCCTCTCGTACGAGGGGTCGGTGGGCGTCATCGCGGCCGACTCGGATGTCGGATGGGTGCGGGAGACGCTGGGCGGGGCCGGTATCGACGTGGCCGGGGCGGACCAACTGGGCGCGCGCGTCACGGTGTTGGGGGCCGGTGTCGCGAAAGGCCTGGAGTACGACCATGTCGTCGCCGTGGAGCCGGCGGCGATCGCGGAGGGGGAGGCCCGGGGGCTGCATCGGCTGTACGTGGTGCTCACGCGGGCCGTTTCGCGGCTGGACGTGGTGCATGCGCGGCCGTTGCCGTTCGAGTGA
- a CDS encoding TetR/AcrR family transcriptional regulator encodes MSAMGLRERKKLRMYQDVSDVAISLFLEKGFERVSVAEVAAAAQISKPTLFRYFPSKEDLVLHRFADHETEAARVVAARAPGESAIDVLRRHFLAGIERSDPITGVNEHPHILAFHRLLYGTPSLVARLYEYLQRSEAALAEALGGGLEDRLAAGQIIAVQRILAQENWRRIARGESVVVVRRDAVVAAEGAFARLEAGLPRCV; translated from the coding sequence GTGAGTGCCATGGGGCTGCGTGAGCGCAAGAAGCTGCGGATGTACCAGGACGTGTCGGATGTCGCCATCTCGCTCTTCCTGGAGAAGGGGTTCGAGCGGGTTTCCGTCGCGGAGGTGGCCGCCGCCGCCCAGATCTCGAAGCCGACCCTCTTCCGCTACTTCCCGTCGAAGGAGGACCTGGTTCTGCACCGGTTCGCCGATCACGAGACCGAGGCCGCGCGGGTGGTCGCCGCGCGGGCGCCGGGGGAGTCCGCCATCGATGTGCTGCGGCGGCACTTCCTGGCGGGGATCGAGCGGAGCGACCCCATTACCGGGGTCAATGAACACCCGCACATCCTCGCCTTTCACCGGCTGCTCTACGGGACCCCTTCGCTGGTCGCGCGGCTGTACGAGTACCTGCAGCGGTCCGAGGCCGCCCTCGCCGAGGCGCTCGGCGGCGGCCTTGAGGACAGGCTCGCCGCCGGCCAGATCATCGCCGTGCAGCGGATCCTCGCGCAGGAGAACTGGCGGCGGATCGCGAGGGGCGAGTCGGTCGTGGTGGTGCGGCGGGATGCCGTCGTCGCCGCGGAGGGCGCGTTCGCGCGACTTGAGGCGGGATTGCCGCGATGCGTGTGA
- a CDS encoding DUF6193 family natural product biosynthesis protein → MAVQDAAARTEAEWKTLFGAQYVDSELVRAAYAEPRLRQLFPWSGHGELHFSRCIENPWTWDVPYIRPQPGGRFRVEGPSRTEFVGEVHSVEAAVAMVVERLPPGCGPAVVDRDALATEESDG, encoded by the coding sequence ATGGCAGTTCAGGACGCCGCAGCCAGAACAGAGGCTGAATGGAAGACGCTGTTCGGTGCGCAGTACGTGGACAGCGAGTTGGTGCGAGCCGCCTATGCCGAGCCTCGGCTTCGGCAGCTCTTCCCCTGGAGCGGTCATGGGGAACTGCACTTCAGCCGCTGCATCGAAAATCCCTGGACGTGGGATGTCCCCTACATACGCCCACAGCCGGGCGGTCGGTTCCGTGTGGAAGGGCCGTCCAGGACCGAGTTCGTGGGAGAGGTCCACAGCGTCGAGGCGGCCGTGGCGATGGTCGTCGAGCGCTTGCCGCCGGGCTGCGGCCCTGCCGTCGTCGACCGGGACGCCCTCGCCACCGAGGAGAGCGACGGCTGA